Proteins from a genomic interval of Nitrospina gracilis Nb-211:
- a CDS encoding DUF3386 family protein, producing the protein MATYTKPEDVQSTVEDDPQARQALEEVFSNTARWDAGFKGFTADVTVNINGKEEQGTVTVKGPKAIELSLQDESMKEFASENLASIAMHRGPRSFEESDGKYKLTFGDDGTHPLGRAVVMGGDGMSSFYRIKEGRIRQINRKTPHVAFSINIEDSVKNAEGKFLTRNYTVYYFNPKDNSIKNVESYTDDYTRVGNYDLPQQRRVIDVQNSEVVVSTMTLANHKAL; encoded by the coding sequence ATGGCCACCTACACCAAGCCGGAAGACGTTCAATCCACCGTGGAGGACGACCCGCAGGCGCGCCAGGCGCTGGAAGAGGTGTTTTCGAACACCGCCCGCTGGGACGCGGGATTCAAAGGCTTCACCGCGGATGTGACTGTCAACATCAACGGCAAGGAAGAGCAGGGCACCGTCACCGTGAAAGGCCCGAAGGCAATCGAACTCAGCCTGCAGGACGAGAGCATGAAGGAATTCGCCTCGGAAAACCTGGCGTCCATCGCCATGCACCGCGGTCCGCGCTCGTTCGAGGAGTCGGACGGCAAGTACAAGCTGACGTTCGGCGATGACGGCACGCATCCGCTGGGACGCGCCGTGGTCATGGGCGGCGACGGCATGAGCTCGTTCTACCGCATCAAGGAAGGCCGCATCCGGCAGATCAACCGCAAGACGCCGCACGTTGCGTTTTCGATCAACATCGAAGACAGCGTGAAAAATGCGGAAGGCAAATTCCTGACGCGCAATTACACGGTGTACTACTTCAATCCGAAAGACAACTCAATCAAGAACGTCGAGAGCTACACCGACGACTACACCCGCGTCGGCAACTACGACCTGCCGCAACAGCGCCGGGTGATCGACGTGCAGAACAGCGAAGTCGTGGTCAGCACCATGACGCTGGCAAACCACAAAGCGCTGTAA
- a CDS encoding sugar phosphate nucleotidyltransferase — translation MKAMILAAGFGTRLRPLTFHTPKPMVPVMNRPMLEHSIELLRGQGIHDLTINLHHLPDKVIAYFREGGGFGVHVNWSKEEAILGTAGGIKKAQKFLDGAPFLVMNSDVFADIDFKRVQAFHEEKKSVLTLVLKEGDSPEACDPIEIDASGRIVHMPGVPSKNAPDTEHRHTFTGIQIMDPRVFDYMAEGVFSGTTTDVFPQMIEDGLPVYGYIHEGYWIDIGQPASYHRVHRDLLDGTVRWQLPEASADPGRATIIPPVHIGNDCTIAESARLGPYTVLGDGCVIGENVTVDNTVCWQGVTLEAGAQVTRSILGDGVTVSTGRQCEDAVLAAKT, via the coding sequence ATGAAGGCGATGATCCTGGCGGCGGGCTTCGGCACGCGGCTGAGACCGCTCACCTTCCACACCCCGAAACCCATGGTGCCGGTGATGAACCGCCCCATGCTGGAACACTCCATCGAACTCCTGCGCGGTCAGGGCATCCATGACCTCACCATCAACCTGCACCACCTGCCGGACAAAGTGATCGCCTACTTCCGCGAGGGTGGCGGATTCGGCGTGCATGTCAACTGGTCGAAGGAAGAGGCCATCCTCGGCACCGCGGGCGGCATCAAGAAAGCGCAGAAGTTTCTGGACGGCGCTCCGTTTCTGGTGATGAACTCCGACGTGTTCGCCGACATCGACTTCAAACGCGTGCAGGCGTTCCATGAAGAAAAGAAATCGGTGCTGACGCTGGTGCTCAAGGAAGGGGATTCGCCGGAGGCGTGCGATCCCATTGAGATCGACGCCAGCGGACGCATCGTGCACATGCCGGGCGTGCCGTCGAAAAACGCGCCGGACACCGAGCACCGCCACACCTTCACCGGCATCCAGATCATGGACCCGCGGGTCTTCGACTACATGGCCGAGGGCGTGTTCTCCGGAACCACCACCGACGTGTTTCCGCAGATGATCGAAGACGGCCTGCCGGTGTACGGTTACATTCACGAGGGATACTGGATCGACATCGGCCAGCCCGCAAGTTACCACCGCGTCCACCGCGACCTTCTGGACGGCACGGTGCGCTGGCAACTGCCGGAAGCGTCCGCCGACCCAGGCAGGGCCACCATCATCCCGCCGGTGCACATCGGCAACGACTGCACCATCGCAGAAAGCGCCCGGCTGGGTCCATACACCGTGCTGGGCGACGGCTGTGTGATCGGGGAGAACGTGACCGTGGACAACACCGTCTGCTGGCAAGGCGTCACGCTGGAAGCGGGAGCGCAGGTGACACGCTCGATTCTCGGGGACGGTGTCACCGTATCCACGGGCAGGCAGTGCGAAGACGCGGTGCTGGCGGCGAAGACCTGA
- a CDS encoding fused MFS/spermidine synthase, with the protein MHWNPIRSRGAVLYGCLFLSGWTSLTYELLWIKQITLVIGGTLYAISAVLCAFMAGLALGAWGGARILTRFTEHPDGLVRLYGVLEGIIGLYALAFPFLLHLVEAGYPLLLTLSFGSDTLLHFWEFVLCALLMLPATFMMGATLPVIGRWRIGDRQDRIFTDLSVLYGVNTLGAMGGVLYTQFGGTRFLGIEGTLYSAVALNLLVCAVCWLWRAEAMPAKDAPAPSRTQSKPAKDESTPDRKLAWLLLFLFFFSGMVALSSEILWTRVLVFPLGHSLYSFAIILATFLFGIGLGSLVAEKILGPGNWVAKFIAVETAVAVLGLLAIPALGSITVWTQELDKLFYDVNATAARTLWMRSLMAFALMILPTLGFGMIFPLAGHIHFHLFGTVERTLGNSYAVNTVGAIAGTVLTPFLFVALFGIRGSLFVLFGGLLLLAVTAWAWRRGKAPRRFLAGYATAALLMGVVWAASPPSAATHTPGEGNLARIEIDTPPERLNLLDYKEGDFSTLSVVEDARNGGRTLYVDGFSTATASDSLGGSAYMQAMGLVPMLLHPAPKDALVMCFGTGSTLGTVAEFPDVNVDGVEIDDNVLGMAHWFERWNHGVLDKPNVDFHIQDARRFIRWTGQRYDVITLEPMSPVQAGVNNLYSREFYAETRARLKPGGLMMQWLPLHLVTPEDARAILTTFRAEFPHVSVWNSFLTRIVLLVGSDQPVRLDKQHFDAVTQNPRLKPLAEGIGLYSFIDFMDFYITESKALKTYWKEAPVVTDDNRLLEHSDAVLVPPLKRETDESFLNLLLARVGQAPPITGVTSREAAYYEQQFRLRTAQRLSVFAQRYRGPGYSLFAQKEYESAVARVRAFLEGLGDRTVRLSENGWSPAER; encoded by the coding sequence ATGCATTGGAATCCCATTCGATCCCGGGGCGCGGTCCTGTACGGCTGTCTGTTCCTGTCCGGCTGGACCAGCCTGACCTACGAACTGCTCTGGATCAAGCAGATCACGCTGGTCATTGGCGGCACGTTGTATGCCATCAGTGCCGTGCTGTGCGCCTTCATGGCCGGGCTGGCGCTGGGGGCGTGGGGCGGCGCCCGCATCCTCACACGCTTCACCGAACACCCTGACGGGCTGGTGCGCCTCTATGGCGTGCTGGAAGGCATCATCGGCCTCTACGCGCTGGCGTTTCCGTTTCTATTACACCTCGTCGAAGCGGGCTACCCGCTGTTGTTGACCTTGTCGTTCGGCTCGGACACGCTTCTTCATTTCTGGGAGTTCGTGCTGTGCGCCCTGCTGATGCTCCCGGCGACGTTCATGATGGGCGCGACCCTGCCGGTGATCGGCCGCTGGCGCATTGGCGACCGGCAGGACCGCATCTTCACCGACCTCTCGGTGCTTTACGGCGTCAACACGCTGGGCGCGATGGGCGGCGTGCTGTACACGCAGTTCGGCGGCACGCGCTTTCTGGGCATCGAGGGCACGCTGTACTCGGCAGTAGCGCTGAATCTATTGGTATGCGCGGTGTGCTGGCTGTGGCGGGCTGAGGCAATGCCTGCGAAAGACGCACCGGCACCGTCCCGCACCCAATCCAAACCCGCCAAAGACGAATCGACCCCCGATCGCAAACTGGCGTGGCTCCTGCTGTTTCTGTTTTTCTTTTCCGGCATGGTGGCGTTGTCGAGTGAAATTCTATGGACACGCGTGCTGGTATTTCCGCTGGGCCACTCGCTGTACTCCTTCGCCATCATCCTGGCGACGTTTCTGTTCGGCATTGGCCTGGGCAGCCTGGTGGCGGAGAAAATCCTCGGCCCCGGAAACTGGGTGGCGAAATTCATCGCGGTGGAGACCGCCGTCGCCGTACTGGGCCTTTTGGCCATCCCGGCGCTGGGTTCCATCACCGTATGGACGCAGGAACTGGATAAGCTGTTTTACGATGTGAACGCCACCGCTGCCCGCACGCTGTGGATGCGTTCCCTCATGGCCTTCGCACTGATGATCCTGCCGACCCTCGGCTTCGGCATGATCTTTCCGCTGGCCGGGCACATTCACTTCCACCTGTTCGGCACCGTGGAGCGCACGCTGGGCAACAGCTATGCGGTGAACACCGTCGGCGCGATTGCCGGCACGGTGCTGACGCCGTTTCTGTTCGTGGCGCTGTTCGGCATCCGCGGCTCCCTGTTCGTGCTGTTCGGCGGTCTGCTCTTACTCGCCGTCACGGCGTGGGCGTGGCGCCGTGGCAAGGCACCGCGGCGTTTTCTGGCGGGTTACGCTACCGCCGCATTGCTGATGGGCGTCGTTTGGGCCGCGTCACCACCCTCCGCCGCCACCCACACACCGGGTGAAGGCAACCTGGCGCGGATTGAGATCGACACTCCGCCCGAAAGGTTGAACCTGCTCGATTACAAGGAAGGCGACTTCTCCACGTTGAGCGTGGTGGAGGACGCGCGAAACGGCGGACGGACACTGTACGTCGATGGGTTCAGCACCGCCACGGCGTCCGACTCTCTCGGCGGCAGTGCCTACATGCAGGCGATGGGCCTGGTGCCGATGCTGTTGCATCCCGCCCCGAAAGACGCGCTGGTTATGTGCTTCGGCACCGGCAGTACGCTGGGCACGGTGGCCGAGTTCCCGGATGTGAACGTGGACGGGGTGGAAATCGACGACAACGTGCTCGGCATGGCGCACTGGTTCGAACGCTGGAACCACGGCGTGCTGGACAAACCCAACGTCGATTTTCACATCCAGGATGCACGCCGCTTCATCCGCTGGACCGGTCAACGCTACGACGTGATCACCCTCGAGCCCATGTCGCCGGTGCAGGCGGGGGTGAACAACCTGTACTCGCGGGAATTTTACGCCGAGACGCGCGCCCGGTTGAAACCCGGCGGCCTCATGATGCAATGGCTTCCCCTGCACCTGGTGACGCCCGAGGACGCCCGCGCCATTTTGACCACGTTCCGCGCCGAGTTCCCGCACGTCTCGGTGTGGAACAGCTTTCTGACACGTATCGTCCTGCTGGTCGGCTCCGACCAACCGGTACGGCTCGACAAACAGCACTTTGACGCGGTCACGCAAAATCCCAGACTGAAACCGCTGGCGGAGGGCATCGGTCTCTACAGCTTCATCGACTTCATGGATTTTTACATCACCGAAAGTAAGGCATTGAAGACGTACTGGAAGGAAGCGCCGGTCGTCACCGATGACAACCGCCTGCTGGAACATTCCGACGCGGTGCTGGTGCCGCCGCTCAAACGCGAGACGGACGAATCGTTTTTGAATTTACTGCTGGCGCGGGTGGGGCAGGCGCCTCCTATCACCGGCGTGACGTCCCGTGAAGCGGCGTATTACGAACAGCAATTCCGTCTGCGCACGGCGCAACGGCTGTCCGTATTCGCCCAGCGGTACCGGGGACCGGGGTATTCCCTGTTTGCACAAAAGGAATATGAAAGCGCCGTGGCGCGGGTGCGGGCGTTCCTGGAAGGGTTGGGGGACCGTACGGTGCGTTTGAGCGAGAACGGCTGGAGCCCGGCGGAGAGATGA
- a CDS encoding YggT family protein, with translation MFILAEFINATATVLGIALNLYMWIVIIRALLSWVNPDPYNPIVQFLHAMTDPLMNRVRNWIGMGGGMGIDFSPIIILLGIVFLQEFLVTSLRMLALQLQ, from the coding sequence GTGTTTATCCTAGCCGAATTCATCAATGCCACCGCCACCGTGTTGGGTATCGCGCTCAACCTGTATATGTGGATCGTCATCATCCGCGCCCTGTTGTCGTGGGTGAATCCCGATCCCTACAACCCCATCGTGCAGTTCCTGCACGCGATGACCGATCCCTTGATGAACCGCGTGCGCAACTGGATCGGCATGGGCGGCGGCATGGGCATCGACTTTTCGCCGATCATCATTCTGCTCGGCATCGTGTTCCTGCAGGAATTCCTGGTGACGTCGCTCCGCATGCTGGCCCTGCAATTGCAATGA
- a CDS encoding DUF167 domain-containing protein produces MSLPVKKNDHGLTFSVTIQPRASRNEIAGVHDGALKIKLTSPPVEGAANKACLKLLGKTLGVAPSKLSIVSGTTSRNKVIQVDGMDEARFREKLEPHLT; encoded by the coding sequence ATGTCCCTTCCCGTTAAAAAGAATGACCACGGCCTCACGTTTTCTGTTACGATTCAACCCCGGGCGTCGCGCAACGAAATCGCGGGCGTGCACGACGGCGCGTTGAAGATCAAACTCACGTCGCCACCGGTGGAGGGCGCGGCCAACAAAGCCTGCCTGAAACTGCTCGGCAAAACGCTGGGCGTCGCCCCGTCGAAACTGTCCATCGTCAGCGGCACGACTTCCCGCAACAAGGTCATCCAGGTGGACGGCATGGACGAAGCCCGGTTCCGGGAAAAACTGGAACCGCACCTGACCTGA
- a CDS encoding DUF58 domain-containing protein, producing the protein MAEDPSSLYRAETLSEISSLSLRAITLVEGLLSGQHRSPHKGSSVEFAEYKAYTPGDDIRHIDWKVVGKTDKYHVKQFEQSTNLKCTILLDTSGSMGYASPLKKQDAMPKAQYVRTLVAAFSYLLLKQFDAVGLITFNQSITAHIPPRSKPSHFQHILHALANCEFQGETHISRVVGDIIERLPGRGMVIVISDLLVRDDDVLKTLKLLCSRGLEVLLFQVLHPDELHLPFDGDIMFESLENDPPVGLDPADVREQYQEAVQEFIGHFQTNCPSLGIDYQFLDTATPLEQALRYYLLRRKSLLKL; encoded by the coding sequence ATGGCCGAAGATCCTTCATCCCTGTACCGCGCGGAAACGCTTTCCGAAATCTCATCGCTCAGCCTGCGCGCCATCACGCTGGTGGAGGGCCTGCTTTCCGGCCAGCACCGCAGTCCGCACAAGGGATCGAGCGTCGAGTTTGCCGAATACAAGGCGTACACGCCGGGCGACGACATCCGCCACATCGACTGGAAGGTCGTCGGCAAGACGGACAAGTACCACGTCAAGCAGTTCGAGCAGTCCACCAACCTCAAGTGCACCATTCTTCTCGACACCAGCGGGTCGATGGGCTACGCCTCGCCGCTCAAAAAACAGGACGCCATGCCCAAGGCGCAGTACGTGCGGACGCTGGTCGCGGCGTTTTCGTACCTCCTGCTCAAGCAATTCGATGCGGTGGGGCTGATCACGTTCAATCAGTCGATAACGGCGCACATCCCGCCGCGTTCCAAGCCCTCGCACTTCCAGCACATCCTGCACGCGCTGGCGAATTGTGAGTTTCAGGGCGAGACGCACATCAGCCGCGTGGTGGGCGACATCATCGAACGCCTGCCGGGGCGCGGCATGGTGATCGTCATCTCCGACCTGCTGGTGCGCGACGATGACGTGCTGAAAACGCTCAAGCTTTTGTGCTCGCGCGGACTGGAGGTGCTGCTGTTCCAGGTCCTGCACCCGGATGAACTCCACCTGCCGTTCGACGGCGACATCATGTTCGAGTCGCTGGAGAACGACCCGCCGGTCGGGCTCGATCCCGCAGACGTGCGCGAGCAATACCAGGAAGCGGTGCAGGAGTTCATCGGCCACTTCCAGACCAACTGCCCGTCTCTGGGCATCGATTACCAGTTTCTGGACACCGCCACGCCGCTTGAGCAGGCGCTTCGTTATTACCTGCTCCGGCGCAAGAGCCTGCTGAAACTATGA
- a CDS encoding BatA domain-containing protein, with the protein MSLQFLSPWFLLGLLGIALPILVHLLTRRQQKRIPFSAVYLLEQVQKRSIRRSQPNRLLLLLFRCLAIACLSLALASPIFSFGGPEEFLPSKPTANVIVIDNSYSMAARAKDQALYDQTVAFAASLLQRLPANNTFSLVYASDPARVVQDWTGDPAQIVKLLKLSKPSFQTTSIGQGLTKAYDLLSTAQEENRRIFVLTDLDRNGWKEKELENLTENPGSVPIKIIDFSAHRMEKNRALVEHVDLTQEFLTNNRILRVEARIANLQPDTAISQLRVALVVDGKTKSEDFIDLPPGGRVDKAFSFPYLGREAVQGYVEIQDDGLNVDNRRLFSFQPDRKIQVLVVDGDPRGVSHQNESFYVEKALNPFRATVTDIQPTISTLAELADRKLEQYSVVILCNVRSLPFDYERRLEEFVKRGGGLFVALGDQVDAKFYNEKMGILLPVTLQTLNQIDTESEPFRLEGGDHPHPVLRTFQGKSMHQMAQVPFHALYSVRPRADRDFLVPMRFTNEYPALIESAYGRGKVLLFTSSLDRDWNQFPIQPTFLPWLQRWVKYIAQSLESLSEQNLKVGQPIQLEDVSPYAYIVAPGGGITALEKIGDAELQFGDTWTPGPYRLLQSGTAPEGERHEGEPGTRVTLLPADARYIGTVTANIDTAESLSETLTPEDVKKLLPGYTVTVLRDTEMKETSRVDGGVPLVGPFLFLLACVFLVEGWMIRRE; encoded by the coding sequence ATGAGCCTCCAGTTTTTATCACCGTGGTTTTTGCTGGGCCTGCTGGGCATCGCCCTGCCCATCCTCGTGCACCTGCTGACGCGCCGCCAGCAGAAGCGGATTCCGTTTTCCGCCGTGTACCTGCTGGAACAGGTGCAGAAGCGGAGCATCCGCCGCTCGCAACCCAACCGGCTCCTTCTCCTGCTGTTCCGTTGCCTGGCCATTGCGTGTTTGAGCCTGGCCCTGGCGAGCCCGATCTTTTCCTTCGGCGGACCGGAGGAATTTCTGCCATCGAAGCCGACCGCCAACGTCATCGTCATCGACAACTCGTACAGCATGGCGGCCCGGGCCAAGGACCAGGCCCTATATGACCAGACCGTGGCGTTTGCAGCGTCGTTATTACAACGGCTCCCTGCAAACAACACGTTCAGTCTCGTTTACGCATCCGATCCGGCGCGGGTGGTGCAGGACTGGACCGGCGATCCTGCGCAGATCGTCAAACTGCTCAAGCTTTCCAAGCCCTCATTCCAGACCACGAGCATCGGCCAGGGGTTGACGAAGGCGTACGACCTGTTGAGCACGGCACAAGAGGAAAACCGGCGCATCTTCGTGCTCACCGACCTCGACCGCAACGGCTGGAAGGAAAAGGAACTGGAGAACCTGACTGAAAATCCCGGATCGGTGCCAATCAAGATCATCGACTTCTCCGCACACCGCATGGAGAAAAACCGCGCGCTGGTGGAGCATGTGGACCTCACGCAGGAATTTCTGACCAACAACCGGATCCTGCGCGTGGAGGCACGCATCGCCAACCTGCAACCGGACACGGCGATTTCGCAGTTGCGCGTGGCTCTGGTGGTGGACGGCAAAACCAAAAGCGAGGATTTCATCGACCTCCCCCCTGGCGGCCGCGTGGACAAGGCATTTTCTTTTCCGTACCTGGGACGCGAGGCGGTGCAGGGATACGTCGAAATTCAGGACGACGGGCTGAACGTGGACAACCGGCGGCTGTTCTCATTTCAACCCGACCGCAAGATCCAGGTGCTGGTGGTGGACGGCGACCCGCGCGGTGTCTCCCATCAGAACGAATCGTTTTACGTTGAAAAGGCGCTGAATCCGTTCCGCGCCACGGTGACGGACATCCAGCCCACGATCTCGACGCTGGCGGAACTGGCGGACCGAAAGCTGGAGCAGTATTCGGTGGTCATCCTGTGCAACGTGCGCTCCCTGCCCTTCGATTACGAGCGCAGGCTTGAAGAATTCGTGAAACGCGGCGGCGGCCTGTTCGTCGCGCTGGGCGACCAGGTGGATGCGAAGTTCTATAACGAAAAAATGGGCATCCTGCTGCCCGTCACCCTGCAAACCCTCAACCAGATCGATACGGAAAGCGAACCTTTCCGGCTGGAAGGCGGCGACCATCCCCACCCGGTGCTCCGCACATTCCAGGGAAAATCCATGCACCAGATGGCGCAGGTGCCCTTTCACGCGCTGTACAGCGTGCGGCCGCGGGCGGACCGCGACTTCCTCGTGCCCATGCGCTTCACCAACGAGTACCCGGCGCTGATCGAATCGGCTTACGGCCGGGGCAAGGTGCTGTTGTTCACCTCCAGCCTGGACCGCGACTGGAACCAGTTTCCCATCCAGCCCACCTTTTTGCCGTGGCTGCAACGCTGGGTGAAGTACATTGCACAGAGTCTGGAAAGCCTGTCCGAGCAGAACCTCAAGGTGGGCCAGCCCATCCAACTGGAAGACGTGTCCCCCTATGCCTACATCGTCGCGCCGGGCGGGGGCATCACTGCGCTGGAGAAAATCGGCGATGCCGAACTGCAGTTTGGGGACACGTGGACCCCCGGGCCCTACCGTCTGCTCCAGTCCGGCACCGCGCCTGAAGGCGAGCGCCACGAAGGGGAGCCCGGCACACGCGTTACCCTGCTTCCCGCCGACGCCCGCTACATCGGCACGGTGACGGCGAACATCGACACCGCCGAGTCACTCTCCGAAACGCTGACACCGGAAGACGTGAAGAAACTCCTGCCGGGATATACGGTGACGGTTCTC
- a CDS encoding peptidylprolyl isomerase, whose protein sequence is MWVSFFRKWTALAVMVWICAALPVAAEPEYFEGDVTGDMNLPDVVARINGVDLESKYIRFELNRLLKDRGEPIPLGQRQRMALDILDREINRELIYKEGGKSGYAIDPEQVREQFNKLKENYESEAAFQAALKQRDLTEADIKKSIEVDLTANSLLRDQVKGKIVITDQQVEHFYEQKKNAFQRPEAYRAQHIFVPLIPVDVIEQTPIEQLKLDKEKYIAQAREKIEAVYEKVKAGADFAELARTYSEDVGSAEKGGDLDFIYKGVFDPEIDEAISKLEMGEVSGIVRSKYGFHILKLNETKPAEDVPLEEVKESIQSYLFTTEAEKVIARYIDSLRKKADIEIFYQPAG, encoded by the coding sequence ATGTGGGTTTCGTTTTTTAGAAAGTGGACCGCGCTCGCGGTTATGGTGTGGATTTGTGCGGCCCTGCCGGTGGCGGCGGAGCCGGAATATTTTGAAGGCGATGTCACCGGTGACATGAACCTGCCGGACGTGGTGGCGCGTATCAATGGTGTGGACCTGGAGTCCAAGTACATCCGGTTCGAACTCAACCGCCTGCTGAAGGACCGAGGGGAACCCATACCGCTGGGTCAGCGCCAGCGCATGGCGCTCGATATTCTTGATCGTGAGATCAACCGCGAGTTGATCTACAAGGAAGGCGGAAAATCCGGGTACGCCATCGATCCGGAACAGGTGCGGGAGCAGTTCAACAAGCTCAAGGAAAATTACGAATCGGAAGCGGCGTTCCAGGCGGCGCTCAAGCAACGGGACCTGACCGAGGCGGACATCAAAAAATCGATCGAAGTGGACCTCACCGCCAACAGCCTTCTGCGTGACCAGGTGAAAGGCAAGATCGTCATCACCGATCAGCAGGTGGAGCATTTTTACGAACAGAAGAAAAACGCGTTCCAGCGGCCGGAGGCCTACCGCGCCCAGCACATTTTTGTGCCGCTCATTCCGGTGGACGTGATTGAGCAAACCCCGATAGAGCAGTTGAAATTGGACAAGGAAAAATACATCGCCCAGGCTCGCGAAAAGATCGAAGCGGTTTACGAGAAGGTGAAGGCGGGCGCGGATTTTGCGGAACTCGCGCGGACGTATTCGGAAGACGTGGGCAGTGCCGAAAAGGGCGGTGATCTGGATTTCATATACAAAGGCGTGTTCGATCCGGAAATCGATGAGGCCATCTCCAAGCTGGAGATGGGCGAGGTGAGCGGCATCGTGCGCAGCAAGTATGGGTTTCACATCCTGAAACTCAATGAAACCAAGCCCGCGGAAGACGTGCCGCTGGAGGAGGTCAAGGAATCCATCCAGAGTTACCTGTTCACCACCGAGGCGGAAAAGGTGATTGCGCGCTACATCGACAGCCTGCGCAAAAAGGCGGACATCGAGATTTTTTATCAGCCCGCGGGGTGA
- the mtnA gene encoding S-methyl-5-thioribose-1-phosphate isomerase: protein MVKTIEYLDGVVRMIDQTRLPAETTFVDCKTIEDVGEAIRGMIIRGAPAIGVAAAMGISLGANAIDAADYGAFLAQLEQKCDRLGQARPTAVNLKWAIDRMLTVTKAHSHLPVSELKQRLKQEAMAIYHEDIATNEKMGGFGQSLIEDNSTILTHCNAGALATAGFGTALGVVRAAVNAGKNVRVLANETRPFLQGARLTAWELKEDNIPVKLITDNMCGHFMKKKEIDVVVVGADRIAANGDVANKIGTYMVAVMARQHGIPFYVAAPVSTLDLTLASGDAIPIEERSAEEVVTLNKQRIAPEGVDASHPAFDVTPNEFVTAIITERGIARPPYTESLKALAGQS, encoded by the coding sequence ATGGTCAAAACAATCGAATATCTCGACGGCGTGGTGAGGATGATCGACCAGACCCGCCTGCCTGCTGAAACCACTTTTGTGGACTGCAAAACAATTGAAGACGTCGGCGAGGCCATCCGCGGCATGATCATCCGCGGTGCGCCCGCCATCGGTGTCGCCGCCGCCATGGGCATCAGCCTCGGCGCGAACGCCATCGACGCCGCAGACTACGGCGCGTTTCTGGCGCAACTGGAACAAAAATGCGACCGGCTGGGCCAGGCGCGGCCGACGGCGGTGAACCTGAAGTGGGCCATCGACCGCATGCTGACGGTGACGAAAGCACACAGTCACCTGCCCGTTTCCGAACTCAAGCAACGCCTCAAGCAGGAAGCGATGGCGATCTACCACGAAGACATCGCCACCAACGAAAAGATGGGCGGATTCGGCCAGTCGCTCATCGAGGACAACAGCACCATCCTCACCCATTGCAACGCGGGTGCGCTGGCCACGGCGGGATTCGGCACCGCGCTCGGCGTGGTGCGTGCGGCGGTGAACGCAGGCAAGAACGTGCGCGTGCTCGCCAACGAAACGCGGCCATTCCTGCAGGGCGCGCGGCTGACGGCGTGGGAACTGAAAGAGGACAACATCCCGGTCAAACTCATCACCGACAACATGTGCGGCCATTTCATGAAAAAGAAGGAAATCGACGTGGTGGTGGTCGGCGCCGACCGCATTGCCGCGAACGGCGACGTCGCCAACAAGATCGGCACCTACATGGTGGCGGTGATGGCGCGCCAGCACGGCATCCCGTTCTACGTCGCCGCGCCCGTCTCGACGCTCGACCTCACACTGGCATCCGGCGACGCCATCCCCATCGAGGAACGCAGCGCGGAGGAAGTGGTGACGCTGAACAAGCAACGCATCGCGCCGGAAGGCGTGGACGCCTCGCACCCGGCGTTCGACGTGACGCCCAACGAGTTCGTCACCGCCATCATCACCGAGCGCGGCATCGCGCGCCCCCCGTACACCGAATCGCTGAAGGCGCTGGCCGGGCAATCATGA